One genomic window of Oncorhynchus clarkii lewisi isolate Uvic-CL-2024 chromosome 5, UVic_Ocla_1.0, whole genome shotgun sequence includes the following:
- the LOC139409715 gene encoding transmembrane protein 275-like, translated as MVLSEKSSRASGPKKACRKWGLWPQSFPSPALCCACGLGIMLAGINITLVGAFTFKSFIPASNPSIVIGPLLLIVALSFFGACCMCSRRAPARDTRKAKGGESWGLMRMGAGATFEMETSEHTLQDTTAVQLSPTNSPTSSHKSSNSTHRDTPALRACEDDPASRSCELTTSETYNIDVTPDDQVLTAEDQAMTSEDQALTTENQALTSDDQALTSDDQALTSDDQALTSEDQALTSEDQAMTSEDQAITSEDQALTSEDQALTTED; from the coding sequence ATGGTCCTTTCCGAGAAGAGCTCCAGGGCCTCGGGGCCTAAGAAAGCATGCAGAAAATGGGGCCTATGGCCCCAGAGTTTCCCCTCCCCGGCCCTGTGCTGCGCCTGTGGCCTGGGGATCATGCTGGCGGGCATCAACATCACCTTGGTGGGGGCTTTCACTTTCAAGTCCTTCATCCCTGCCAGCAACCCATCCATCGTCATTGGGCCACTGCTCCTAATAGTGGCTCTGTCCTTTTTTGGGGCATGCTGTATGTGTAGCCGACGGGCCCCGGCCCGCGATACCCGTAAGGCAAAGGGGGGCGAGAGCTGGGGGCTGATGCGGATGGGGGCCGGCGCAACGTTTGAGATGGAGACAAGCGAACACACGCTGCAGGACACCACCGCCGTGCAGCTCAGTCCCACCAACTCCCCGACCTCCTCCCACAAGTCTAGTAACTCCACCCATAGGGACACCCCTGCACTGCGGGCCTGTGAGGATGACCCTGCCTCCAGGTCCTGCGAGCTCACCACCTCAGAGACCTATAATATAGATGTGACACCTGATGACCAGGTCTTGACTGCAGAGGACCAGGCAATGACCTCTGAGGACCAGGCATTGACCACTGAGAACCAGGCATTGACCTCTGATGACCAGGCATTGACCTCTGATGACCAGGCATTGACCTCTGATGACCAGGCATTGACCTCTGAGGACCAGGCATTGACCTCTGAGGACCAGGCAATGACCTCTGAGGACCAGGCAATAACCTCTGAGGACCAGGCATTGACCTCTGAAGACCAGGCATTGACCACTGAGGACTAG